The following proteins come from a genomic window of Daphnia carinata strain CSIRO-1 chromosome 6, CSIRO_AGI_Dcar_HiC_V3, whole genome shotgun sequence:
- the LOC130702042 gene encoding lipoamide acyltransferase component of branched-chain alpha-keto acid dehydrogenase complex, mitochondrial-like, with translation MASATRRIVCSFKQQKLFYLKSRLQYHAVALPLDHARPCGYVEQIHPLATRFFHASKAFYGEKVPFKLSDIGEGITEVTVKEWYVKEGDKVAQFDPICEVQSDKASVTITSRYDGLISKLHYAVDEMAKVGTPLVDIEVSGSVSEAPVEELQEKDAIPLGEREESLELPAENQSKVLTTPAVRKMASDNKINLRDVQGTGRDGRILKEDMLRHIESLSSSKSAPKTSQVPQQQAKAVERGTISQQQSPSPKTPQIMRPSAPVGVDRTEPIKGFKKAMAKSMTASLRIPHFGYCDEIDMTSMAALRHSLKESPMVKERGIKLSFMPFFIKAASMALHHFPVLNSSVDEACENITYKASHNIGFAMDTSLGLIVPNVKNVQSLSVMDVAIELARLQELGNKGSLGATDLTGGTFTLSNIGSIGGTYAKPVIMSPEVAIGAIGRVQVLPRFNSKGEVVRASIMQVSWSADHRVIDGASMARFSNLWKAYLENPSTMILDLK, from the exons ATGGCTTCTGCTACACGAAGAATTGTTTGTAGTTTTAAGCAGCAGAAATTATTCTATTtg aAATCTCGATTGCAATACCATGCTGTTGCACTGCCTCTCGATCACGCTAGACCTTGCGGTTATGTTGAACAAATTCATCCATTAGCTACTAGATTTTTCCATGCTTCCAAAGCATTTTACGGCGAAAAGGTACCTTTCAAACTTTCCGACATAGGAGAAGGAATCACCGAAGTTACGGTTAAAGAATG GTATGTAAAAGAAGGTGATAAAGTTGCCCAGTTTGATCCTATCTGTGAGGTCCAGAGTGACAAAGCCTCTGTAACCATTACCAGCCGCTATGATGGCTTAATCAGTAAATTACATTATGCAGTAGATGAAATGGCCAAGGTTGGCACACCATTGGTGGATATTGAAGTTAGTGGTTCCGTTTCAG AAGCACCGGTTGAAGAATTGCAAGAGAAAGATGCCATACCACtgggagaaagagaagagagcCTGGAACTCCCAGCAGAGAACCAATCAAAAGTTTTGACAACACCAGCTGTCAGGAAGATGGCTAGTGATAACAAG ATCAATCTAAGAGATGTACAAGGAACTGGTAGAGATGGTCGTATTTTAAAGGAAGATATGCTTCGCCACATAGAATCTCTGAGTAGCTCTAAGAGTGCTCCAAAAACTTCACAAGTACCACAGCAACAAGCTAAAGCTGTAGAACGAGGAACAATCTCCCAACAGCAGTCACCTTCACCAAAAACACCGCAGATAATGAGGCCAAGCGCCCCTGTTGGGGTGGACCGAACTGAACCAATTAAAGGATTTAAAAAGGCAATGGCAAAATCCATGACTGCTTCACTG cgaaTCCCCCATTTCGGCTATTGTGATGAAATCGACATGACGTCGATGGCTGCATTAAGACATTCTTTAAAAGAGAGTCCCATGGTTAAGGAGCGTGGCATCAAATTGTCTTTTATGCCATTTTTCATCAAAGCTGCTTCTATGGCTTTGCATCATTTCCCAGTTCTCAATTCTTCAGTTGATGAAGCCTGTGAAAACATTACTTACAA AGCCTCTCATAATATCGGATTTGCCATGGACACCAGTCTTGGATTGATCGTGCCAAATGTTAAAAATGTCCAGTCATTATCTGTTATGGATGTTGCCATTGAACTAGCCAGGCTCCAGGAATTAGGAAATAAAGGCAGTTTAGGCGCTACCGATTTAACCGGTGGTACCTTTACCTTATCCAACATCGGATCG ATCGGTGGAACTTACGCGAAGCCAGTGATTATGTCACCTGAGGTTGCCATCGGAGCAATTGGCCGTGTCCAG GTACTTCCGCGTTTTAATAGCAAAGGCGAAGTAGTGAGAGCATCCATCATGCAAGTTAGTTGGTCAGCAGATCATCGCGTGATTGATGGAGCCTCAATGGCCCGATTTTCGAATTTGTGGAAAGCCTACCTAGAAAATCCCAGCACCATGATCTTGGATTTGAAGTGA
- the LOC130702054 gene encoding ADP-ribosylation factor-like protein 6, protein MKFWDSFLTWLKIKKKQANILIVGLDNSGKSTVVQYLQSRGKRSEVTVPTIGFNVEKFQNAGLTLTAFDMSGQSKYRSLWERYYAECHGVIFVLDSSDTMRMAVACNELELMIQHPEMMKNRSTTVGVPILILANKSDLDSAIPIGQIRVELRLDDIETHPIHLEASNALTGVGLHAGLQWLSEQIIKVNF, encoded by the exons atgaaattttggGATAGCTTTTTAACGTGGTTAAagatcaaaaagaaacaagccaATATTTTGATTGTTGGATTGGATAATTCTGGAAAATCAACAGTGGTCCAGTATTTGCAGTCGAGAGGCAAACGATCTGAGGTGACAGTGCCGACCATTGGTTTCAACGTTGAAAAGTTCCAAA ATGCTGGATTAACTTTAACTGCCTTCGATATGAGTGGTCAGTCAAAGTACCGGTCGTTATGGGAGCGTTACTACGCCGAATGTCACGGCGTCATTTTCGTGCTCGATAGCAGTGACACGATGCGAATGGCTGTAGCTTGCAACGAACTGGAACTCATGATCCAGCATCCGGAGATGATGAAAAACCGTTCAACCACAGTTGGTGTACCTATTTTAATTCTAGCCAACAAAAGCGACCTGGACAGTGCCATCCCGATCggtcag ATTCGGGTTGAGCTACGATTGGACGATATCGAGACACACCCCATTCACCTAGAGGCTTCCAACGCTTTGACCGGTGTCGGACTGCACGCTGGACTCCAATGGCTCTCTGAACAAATTATCAAAGTtaatttttaa
- the LOC130702038 gene encoding uncharacterized protein LOC130702038: protein MSSMVDKQEIIDMIRLKSPRLELVSFEAGKSEAWRWFKRVRVDGAVLPYAVCNGCFKPVHYTPRDGTGGLRRHACPLTVAMAQAKSGLVQSKTPSPNSGARKQNRNGSGAATPDNNGTSTSSVASSPRSRNGGGGGNNPRRSATVPVSLTMWAAEKGLMDLSNSAGLPSGGLSIASAFAALQGIVPRCSPYLTSSSSSANPQAHQQLLQLPPISEHHPLHHHRSNGSPKMADSALDLAMKKSSSPTEELERDDDDDETTIPSEGRKAQSIVDHILLNISHQAKLEQSVNGGSSSTTIKDANQNEQTSRFSIVPASRSSSGSTRRPRKRSNPDRAIPSNRTFGSNGSSNGGSHHPDIEANLQMLAHVANEPPAVKRERISSPVDLDSYRYQSRSNFVKSFVEAIIDGVSPLVNGGQLTPTSQHSVPSPADEDGDHPASTSSAGSSTSRKSGTSSPAQFAHHVPAHLTVPSSAAENNNNSTTSLVSYAHPSSPTVLSKPVESFVAAMHQVLQGSPQCSLADAAQLIQLNDLTTCLHSLLDLHKKSLVASELKMPVPDLQKPAPIFKGTAVVDGQFKEISLEDYKGKYVILFFYPLDFTFVCPTEIIAFSDRADEFRKINCELIACSTDSHFCHLAWVNTPRKQGGLGSLNIPLLADKSAAISKSYGVYKEDEGLTFRGLFIIDEQQRLRQVTINDLPVGRSVDETLRLVQAFQFTDKHGEVCPAGWTPGKKSMKADPAGSKEYFEASH from the exons ATGAGTAGCATGGTGGACAAGCAAGAAATCATCGACATGATCAGGCTGAAATCGCCTCGGCTGGAACTCGTCTCGTTCGAAGCGGGTAAATCGGAAGCGTGGCGTTGGTTCAAACGTGTACGAGTCGACGGTGCTGTTTTGCCTTATGCCGTTTGCAACGGATGCTTCAAACCCGTTCACTACACCCCTAGAGATGGTACGGGTGGCTTGAGACGGCATGCTTGCCCACTCACGGTGGCAATGGCTCAAGCCAAATCGGGTTTGGTCCAATCCAAAACGCCTTCACCCAACAGCGgagcgagaaaacaaaatcgaaacgGTTCGGGAGCGGCTACTCCCGATAACAACGGAACATCAACGTCGTCAGTGGCGTCATCTCCTCGGTCTAGaaatggtggtggtggtggcaaCAATCCTCGACGTTCGGCAACCGTCCCCGTCAGCTTGACCATGTGGGCCGCAGAAAAAGGCCTGATGGATTTGAGCAATTCGGCCGGATTGCCATCTGGCGGGTTGTCGATTGCCAGCGCTTTCGCCGCCCTCCAGGGCATCGTCCCGCGATGTTCCCCCTACCTCACCTCATCCTCTTCCTCGGCGAACCCTCAGGCGCATCAGCAACTACTGCAGCTCCCGCCGATCTCTGAACACCACCCCCTACACCACCATCGCTCCAACGGTTCGCCCAAGATGGCCGACTCTGCACTCGATTTGGCCATGAAAAAATCATCATCGCCTACCGAGGAACTCGAAcgtgatgatgacgatgatgaaacAACTATTCCTTCAGAAGGACGTAAAGCTCAAAGCATTGTCGATCACATTTTGCTCAATATTAGCCACCAAGCTAAATTAGAGCAATCTGTCAATGGCGGATCGTCTTCCACCACTATCAAAGACGCCAATCAAAATGAACAAACATCGCGATTTTCTATTGTTCCTGCATCACGTTCTTCTTCGGGATCTACACGAAGGCCGAGAAAGAGATCGAATCCCGATCGTGCCATCCCTTCTAATCGTACGTTTGGTAGTAATGGCAGCTCAAATGGTGGCAGTCATCATCCCGACATTGAAGCCAATTTACAAATGCTGGCTCATGTCGCCAACGAACCGCCCGCCGTCAAGCGTGAGAGAATCTCCAGTCCCGTCGATCTCGACAGCTATCGCTATCAGAGTAGGTCCAACTTTGTTAAATCATTTGTTGAGGCTATTATTGACGGCGTCTCTCCATTAGTGAACGGAGGCCAGTTGACGCCGACCAGCCAGCATTCCGTACCTAGTCCCGCCGACGAAGATGGCGACCATCCGGCCAGCACAAGCTCTGCCGGTTCTTCCACTTCCCGCAAATCGGGTACCTCATCGCCTGCTCAATTCGCTCATCACGTACCTGCTCATCTTACTGTGCCATCATCCGCTgctgaaaataataataattctacGACATCGTTGGTCAGCTATGCTCATCCTTCAAGTCCGACTGTATTGTCCAAGCCCGTCGAAAGCTTTGTGGCCGCCATGCACCAAGTTCTACAAGGCTCGCCCCAGTGTTCGTTAGCCGACGCCGCTCAACTCATTCAGCTCAATGATCTCACCACGTGCCTTCACTCGCTCCTCGATCTTCACAAAAAG TCCCTCGTTGCTTCTGAATTGAAAATGCCAGTCCCTGATCTGCAGAAACCTGCTCCTATTTTCAAAGGTACCGCAGTTGTGGATGGACAGTTCAAGGAAATCTCACTTGAAGACTACAAGGGCAAATATGTCATCTTGTTCTTCTACCCCCTTGACTT CACCTTTGTTTGCCCAACTGAAATTATTGCCTTCTCTGACCGCGCTGACGAGTTCCGCAAAATCAACTGCGAACTGATCGCATGCTCGACCGACAGTCACTTTTGCCACTTGGCTTGGGTCAACACTCCGCGCAAGCAGGGTGGTTTGGGTTCCCTCAACATTCCTCTGTTGGCTGACAAGTCGGCCGCCATCTCCAAGTCGTATGGAGTTTACAAGGAGGACGAGGGCCTAACTTTCCGTGGCCTTTTCATCATCGACGAACAGCAAAGACTTCGTCAAGTCACCATTAACGATCTACCTGTCGGTCGCAGCGTTGACGAAACTCTGCGTCTAGTCCAAGCTTTCCAGTTTACAGACAAACATGGAGAAG TTTGCCCTGCTGGCTGGACTCCTGGCAAGAAATCCATGAAGGCTGATCCGGCTGGAAGCAAAGAATACTTTGAAGCCTCACACTGA
- the LOC130702068 gene encoding pumilio homolog 3-like has protein sequence MTLKSIKPANKKTKKQFVAEDSPGFTHSESKLINQLEAKKKVKHVKQTEEESAKVGNMFKKKKKDVSDDEEIVEKPKKSQKVKMDVDEGDFEVVKPSKKTKSTESLSEVVVPGFSAPKKAAPKRKHEGEEGPAKKTKKVGGEKSSAFKKKEKEALKVERKTKENENRYLLSVKAKKLWEELRREDTTKEKQLSLSADLYGLIKTHAHELVFAHDTARVIECLFEKASQDIREAVFNELKPHTINLAKSQYAHFYLMKVLRHGNKEQRTYVIQALSGKVVFLMKHKFASKVVETAYNDWANASQRALLSQEFYGPEFKLFKDESITTLSAALAKHPEKKEVFLKHMNQAIEPIIAKGVFNHSLLHRLTNEYLTHCSENERSEMIQSLRQAVIQVLHTRDGARVGLTCIWYGTQKDRKDIIKSFKGHVTKICQEEHGHMVLMALFDSVDDTKLVAKAIVSEIATSWREIVVHEHGRKVVMYLLAGRDPKYTHPQIIDILKQGDGNPNSKKDMATRHKELLQYASPAWLEAVAHEPEMWLKDSKNCLVLGSILKFCVGNELQTAFKAVASVIGNPLDQDLRNAFSSDGEKVQHWVEQSAVHMVVKKLVQFDKFRTQPPYFSQAIIDEVDAEEIKGWLSCNRAAFLLVNMVETEIDSVTQAVLEKLKNLRKFLQKQTNKGANILDSKLSKLEPI, from the exons ATGACTTTGAAAAGTATCAAACCAGCcaacaagaaaaccaagaaacaATTTGTAGCCGAAGATTCGCCGGGATTCACACATTCAGAAAGTAAACTTATTAACCAACTGGAAGccaagaaaaaagtaaaacatgtaaaacaaacagaagaagagTCAGCCAAAGTTGGTAATAtgtttaagaagaaaaagaaggatgtCTCCGATGATGAAGAAATTGTTGAGAAACCCAAAAAGTCACAAAAAGTTAAAATGGATGTAGATGAAGGTGACTTTGAAGTGGTCAAACCTtctaagaaaacaaaatcaacagaATCATTGAGTGAGGTTGTCGTACCTGGTTTTTCAGCACCCAAAAAAGCAGCACCCAAACGGAAGCATGAAGGTGAAGAAGGACCTgccaagaaaacgaaaaaggtaGGCGGAGAAAAATCAAGTGCTttcaaaaagaaggaaaaagaagcaCTTAAAGTTGAGCGTAAAACCAAAGAGAATGAAAACCGCTATTTACTGTCAGTAAAAGCCAAAAAGTTGTGGGAAGAACTACGAAGAGAAgatacaacaaaagaaaaacagcttTCACTTAGTGCTGATCTTTATGGACTGATTAAGACTCATGCACATGAA TTGGTGTTTGCCCATGACACAGCCAGAGTTATTGAGTGCTTGTTTGAAAAGGCATCTCAGGACATCAGAGAAGCTGTGTTCAATGAACTTAAACCTCACACCATCAATCTGGCCAAATCACAGTATGCCCACTTCTACTTGATGAAAGTTCTCCGCCATGGGAATAAAGAACAGCGAACTTATGTCATCCAGGCGCTCAGCGGCAAAGTCGTTTTCCTCATGAAACACAAG TTCGCCTCTAAAGTAGTGGAAACTGCGTACAATGACTGGGCCAACGCAAGCCAACGCGCTCTACTTAGTCAGGAATTTTACGGACCCGAGTTCAAGCTGTTCAAGGATGAATCCATTACCACCCTTAGTGCTGCTCTGGCTAAACACCCCGAAAAGAAGGAAGTCTTCCTCAAACATATGAATCAGGCCATTGAGCCAATTATTGCCAAAG GTGTCTTCAATCACAGTCTGCTGCATCGTCTTACAAATGAATATTTGACCCATTGCAGTGAAAATGAACGATCCGAAATGATTCAGAGCCTTCGACAGGCAGTCATCCAAGTTCTGCATACCCGTGATGGAGCCCGTGTCGGATTAACATGTATCTGGTACGGTACACAAAAAGATCGAAAG GATATCATAAAAAGTTTCAAAGGCCATGTAACTAAAATCTGCCAAGAAGAACACGGCCATATGGTATTGATGGCGCTTTTCGATTCGGTGGATGACACTAAACTCGTAGCGAAAGCTATTGTTTCGGAAATCGCTACCAGCTGGAGAGAAATTGTCGTTCACGAGCACGGTCGCAAGGTTGTCATGTACTTGCTTGCCGGGCGTGACCCAAAGTATACCCATCCACAAATCATTGATATTCTAAAACAAGGAGATGGTAACCCCAACAGTAAGAAAGATATGGCTACTCGCCATAAAGAACTTTTACAGTACGCTTCTCCTGCTTGGCTAGAAGCTGTTGCGCACGAACCTGAAATGTGGTTAAAGGATAGCAAGAATTGCCTTGTCCTCGGCTCTATTCTCAAGTTCTGCGTTGGAAACGAGCTACAGACCGCTTTCAAAGCAGTAGCTTCAGTTATTGGTAATCCTTTGGATCAAGACCTCAGAAACGCATTTAGCTCCGATGGCGAAAAGGTTCAACATTGGGTGGAGCAATCGGCTGTCCATATGGTTGTTAAGAAGCTTGTTCAGTTTGACAAATTTCGAACACAACCGCCATATTTTAGCCAGGCGATCATTGACGAAGTTGATGCTGAAGAAATCAAAGGTTGGCTAAGCTGTAATCGTGCTGCTTTCTTACTTGTGAATATGGTCGAAACAGAAATTGATAGCGTCACACAAGCtgttttagaaaaattgaagaatttgaggaaatttttgcaaaaacaaaccaacaaagGCGCCAACATTCTCGATTCGAAATTGTCCAAACTTGAACCAATCTAG
- the LOC130702046 gene encoding uncharacterized protein LOC130702046 isoform X2, translated as MMKPSKHFLIALVVAAYLLLIQVDGADLRELKVQCSRSGLTVHVKFDSPFYGIVYSQNYYQVPQCTYVTSDNSQGRTSFSFNVPQKGCGTVSTQSGYKKSNNVNTFQRSLDVRSVSPAVATQQENEEISLENTIVIQHDPDFQEAGDTARRLRCVWGVHSLQKSVNAKMPEVYQPSTITVKYDYRTVNQLVEVQSDRRGPLSLPARGFISSSPAHSSLVIYLKNSGQRFDANVLACTYSDGQKGETVQLTDEEGCSLRPDLTTVFYKLKETTNPNTDLTLYTYFRGLKALRESYFSISCNVEICFPRCSERCRNRLA; from the exons ATGATGAAGCCATCCAAGCATTTCCTTATCGCCCTGGTGGTAGCAGCATACCTGTTACTGATCCAg GTCGATGGTGCTGATTTGCGGGAGTTAAAAGTGCAATGCTCGCGCTCTGGTCTGACGGTGCATGTCAAATTTGACAGTCCTTTCTACGGTATCGTCTACTCCCAGAACTACTACCAGGTGCCTCAATGTACCTATGTGACGTCCGACAACAGCCAGGGCCGCACCTCCTTCAG TTTTAACGTGCCACAAAAAGGCTGCGGAACCGTCAGCACTCAATCGGGTTACAAGAAATCCAACAACGTCAACACGTTCCAGCGCTCGTTGGACGTGCGCAGTGTGTCGCCAGCCGTAGCCACGCAACAGGAAAACGAAGAGATCTCTTTAGAAAACACGATTGTCATCCAACACGATCCGGATTTCCAAGAAGCCGGTGACACGGCTCGTCGTCTTCGTTGCGTTTGGGGCGTCCACTCGCTCCAGAAATCCGTCAACGCCAAAATGCCCGAAGTCTATCAACCGTCGACG ATTACGGTAAAGTATGATTACCGGACCGTAAACCAACTGGTGGAAGTCCAGTCTGATCGTCGTGGACCGCTTAGTTTGCCGGCCAGAGGTTTCATCAGCAGTTCGCCTGCACATTCATCGCTTGTCATTTATCTGAAAA ATTCGGGTCAGCGATTCGATGCCAATGTCCTAGCGTGTACTTATTCCGATGGCCAAAAGGGTGAAACTGTCCAGCTGACGGATGAAGAGGGATGTTCACTTCGTCCTGACTTGACGACCGTCTTTTACAAACTGAAGGAGACAACCAATCCCAACACTGATTTGACTCTCTACACTTATTTCAGG GGATTGAAAGCTCTTCGTGAAAGTTATTTCAGCATCAGCTGCAATGTCGAGATCTGTTTCCCCAGATGCAGCGAACGTTGCCGCAACCGTCTTGCCTAA
- the LOC130702043 gene encoding rab GDP dissociation inhibitor beta-like → MDEEYDAIVLGTGLKECIISGMLSVSGKKVLHMDRNKYYGGESASITPLEELFTKYEAPAPNESYGRGRDWNVDLIPKFLMANGQLVKLLIHTGVTRYLEFKSVEGSYVYKGGKISKVPVDEREALASDLMGMFEKRRFKNFLVFVQDYREDDPKTWKDVDPNNTNMAQVYEKFGLDKNTADFTGHALALHRDDDYLTKPCYDTIRRIKLYSDSLARYGKSPYLYPMYGLGELPQGFARLSAIYGGTYMLDKPIDEIVYENGKVVGVKSGGEMARCKQLYCDPTYVPERVEKVSKVVRCVCLMDHPIPNTKDALSTQIIIPQKQVNRNSDIYISMVSYTHQVAAKGWFIAMVSTTVETNNPEAEIKPALDLLGPIKQKFLTVTDFYTPKEDGRDSQVFISKSYDATTHFETTCLDVLDVYRRGTGEDFDFSKVRHDLGDEEQ, encoded by the exons ATGGATGAAGAATATGATGCCATCGTCCTTGGAACTGGCCTGAAA GAATGCATTATCAGCGGTATGCTTTCCGTTTCTGGCAAGAAAGTCCTTCATATGGACAGGAACAAGTATTACGGAGGGGAATCTGCTTCCATTACCCCGTTGGAGGAGCTGTTCACCAAGTACGAGGCTCCAGCTCCTAATGAAAGCTATGGTAGAGGAAG GGATTGGAATGTTGACTTGATCCCCAAGTTCTTGATGGCCAACGGTCAGCTGGTGAAGCTGCTGATCCACACGGGTGTCACTCGTTACTTGGAGTTCAAGTCTGTGGAAGGTTCCTACGTCTACAAGGGTGGCAAGATTTCCAAGGTCCCTGTTGATGAGAGAGAGGCTCTGGCTTCTG ATTTGATGGGCATGTTTGAGAAGCGTCGTTTCAAGAACTTCCTCGTCTTTGTGCAAGATTATCGTGAGGATGACCCTAAAACCTGGAAAGATGTCGACCCAAACAACACCAACATGGCGCAGGTGTATGAAAAGTTTGGTTTGGATAAGAACACGGCCGACTTCACCGGTCACGCTTTGGCCCTGCACCGGGACGACGACTATCTGACTAAACCGTGTTATGACACTATCCGGCGCATCAAGCTCTATTCGGACTCGCTGGCGCGTTACG GCAAATCGCCGTATCTTTATCCGATGTACGGCTTGGGCGAGTTGCCGCAAGGTTTTGCCCGCCTCAGCGCAATTTACGGTGGTACTTACATGCTGGACAAGCCCATCGACGAGATTGTTTACGAAAACGGAAAGGTGGTGGGCGTCAAGTCCGGCGGTGAAATGGCTCGTTGTAAACAACTCTACTGCGACCCCACCTACGTTCCAGAGCGTGTAGAGAAG GTGAGCAAGGTGGTTCGTTGCGTTTGCTTAATGGATCATCCCATTCCCAACACCAAGGACGCTCTCTCCACTCAGATTATCATTCCACAGAAGCAAGTCAACCGCAATTCGG ATATTTACATATCGATGGTAAGCTACACGCACCAGGTAGCTGCTAAGGGCTGGTTCATTGCCATGGTGTCTACCACCGTAGAAACCAATAACCCAGAAGCTGAAATTAAACCGGCTTTGGATCTTCTAGGTCCCATTAAACAAAA GTTCTTGACGGTGACCGACTTTTACACTCCTAAAGAAGATGGCCGTGATTCGCAAGTGTTCATCTCCAAGTCGTACGATGCCACCACTCATTTCGAAACGACCTGCTTGGACGTTCTTGACGTTTATCGTCGTGGCACTGGCGAAGATTTTGACTTTTCCAAAGTCCGTCACGACCTCGGTGACGAGGAACAGTAG
- the LOC130702046 gene encoding uncharacterized protein LOC130702046 isoform X1, with protein MMKPSKHFLIALVVAAYLLLIQQVDGADLRELKVQCSRSGLTVHVKFDSPFYGIVYSQNYYQVPQCTYVTSDNSQGRTSFSFNVPQKGCGTVSTQSGYKKSNNVNTFQRSLDVRSVSPAVATQQENEEISLENTIVIQHDPDFQEAGDTARRLRCVWGVHSLQKSVNAKMPEVYQPSTITVKYDYRTVNQLVEVQSDRRGPLSLPARGFISSSPAHSSLVIYLKNSGQRFDANVLACTYSDGQKGETVQLTDEEGCSLRPDLTTVFYKLKETTNPNTDLTLYTYFRGLKALRESYFSISCNVEICFPRCSERCRNRLA; from the exons ATGATGAAGCCATCCAAGCATTTCCTTATCGCCCTGGTGGTAGCAGCATACCTGTTACTGATCCAg CAGGTCGATGGTGCTGATTTGCGGGAGTTAAAAGTGCAATGCTCGCGCTCTGGTCTGACGGTGCATGTCAAATTTGACAGTCCTTTCTACGGTATCGTCTACTCCCAGAACTACTACCAGGTGCCTCAATGTACCTATGTGACGTCCGACAACAGCCAGGGCCGCACCTCCTTCAG TTTTAACGTGCCACAAAAAGGCTGCGGAACCGTCAGCACTCAATCGGGTTACAAGAAATCCAACAACGTCAACACGTTCCAGCGCTCGTTGGACGTGCGCAGTGTGTCGCCAGCCGTAGCCACGCAACAGGAAAACGAAGAGATCTCTTTAGAAAACACGATTGTCATCCAACACGATCCGGATTTCCAAGAAGCCGGTGACACGGCTCGTCGTCTTCGTTGCGTTTGGGGCGTCCACTCGCTCCAGAAATCCGTCAACGCCAAAATGCCCGAAGTCTATCAACCGTCGACG ATTACGGTAAAGTATGATTACCGGACCGTAAACCAACTGGTGGAAGTCCAGTCTGATCGTCGTGGACCGCTTAGTTTGCCGGCCAGAGGTTTCATCAGCAGTTCGCCTGCACATTCATCGCTTGTCATTTATCTGAAAA ATTCGGGTCAGCGATTCGATGCCAATGTCCTAGCGTGTACTTATTCCGATGGCCAAAAGGGTGAAACTGTCCAGCTGACGGATGAAGAGGGATGTTCACTTCGTCCTGACTTGACGACCGTCTTTTACAAACTGAAGGAGACAACCAATCCCAACACTGATTTGACTCTCTACACTTATTTCAGG GGATTGAAAGCTCTTCGTGAAAGTTATTTCAGCATCAGCTGCAATGTCGAGATCTGTTTCCCCAGATGCAGCGAACGTTGCCGCAACCGTCTTGCCTAA